The following proteins are encoded in a genomic region of Gimesia algae:
- a CDS encoding RtcB family protein, whose product MNSRQLLKIGVPEYCLKTAKTAIQMKVAEEKANGKVRGKELKELVQKVVEHPEEYLDDPAFRQLALELVEDNSEEAVEPITYQTWGKEGIDEGAFSQMDLACHVPSAWGAALMPDAHIGYGLPIGGVLALEDAVIPYAVGVDIACRMKLSVLDISVSKLSQKHHQFVDALNRGTVFGVGQAHEKRQRHSVMDEDWSVTKITRQNKDKAWKQLGSSGSGNHFAEFGVLTIAHDDKELGLDAGEYVALLSHSGSRGTGASVCSTYSGIAQARLRKRHHQLGRLAWLEMDTEAGQEYWAAMNLMGDYAAANHAVIHQNVSEILGSKVISGVENHHNFAWKEKHGGKEVYVHRKGATPAAAGELGVIPGSMADPAFVVRGKGNAASLNSASHGAGRCMSRNKAKDKYRWNAVRNDLAKRGITVISAGADEVPGVYKNINEVMAEQQDLVEIVARFNPKVVKMCGDGSRAED is encoded by the coding sequence ATGAATTCTCGACAGTTGCTGAAAATCGGAGTGCCTGAGTACTGTTTAAAAACGGCGAAAACTGCCATTCAGATGAAAGTTGCCGAGGAAAAAGCGAATGGCAAAGTGCGCGGTAAAGAACTGAAAGAACTCGTACAGAAGGTGGTGGAACACCCTGAAGAGTATCTGGACGATCCTGCGTTTCGTCAGTTGGCGTTAGAACTGGTAGAAGATAACAGCGAAGAAGCAGTTGAACCGATTACTTACCAGACCTGGGGTAAAGAGGGGATCGATGAAGGTGCGTTCTCGCAGATGGATCTGGCATGCCATGTACCGTCGGCATGGGGGGCGGCGTTGATGCCTGATGCACACATCGGGTATGGCTTGCCTATCGGTGGAGTACTGGCTCTGGAAGACGCTGTGATTCCTTACGCCGTCGGTGTGGATATCGCATGTCGTATGAAGCTGTCCGTGCTCGATATTTCGGTGAGCAAGCTGAGTCAGAAACATCACCAGTTTGTGGATGCGCTGAATCGGGGAACCGTGTTTGGTGTGGGCCAGGCTCATGAAAAACGACAGCGGCATTCCGTGATGGATGAGGACTGGTCCGTGACGAAAATCACGCGTCAGAACAAAGACAAAGCGTGGAAGCAGCTGGGGTCTTCGGGTTCGGGAAATCATTTTGCGGAATTTGGTGTGCTGACCATTGCGCACGATGATAAAGAACTCGGGCTGGATGCCGGCGAGTATGTGGCACTGTTGAGCCATAGCGGAAGCCGGGGAACCGGAGCGTCAGTATGTAGTACTTATTCCGGCATTGCCCAGGCGCGTTTACGAAAACGACATCATCAGCTGGGCCGACTGGCGTGGCTGGAGATGGATACCGAAGCGGGCCAGGAATACTGGGCAGCGATGAATCTGATGGGCGATTATGCGGCAGCCAATCATGCCGTAATTCATCAGAACGTTTCAGAAATTCTGGGAAGTAAGGTGATTTCCGGTGTGGAAAACCATCACAACTTCGCTTGGAAGGAAAAGCATGGCGGAAAAGAAGTTTACGTGCATCGCAAGGGGGCAACTCCAGCGGCAGCAGGCGAACTGGGTGTGATTCCCGGTTCCATGGCTGATCCGGCATTCGTGGTGCGCGGAAAAGGAAATGCTGCCAGTCTGAACTCTGCTTCGCATGGGGCAGGTCGTTGTATGTCGCGTAATAAAGCCAAGGACAAATATCGCTGGAATGCGGTGAGAAATGATCTGGCCAAACGCGGCATCACCGTGATTTCGGCGGGCGCGGATGAAGTTCCCGGTGTTTACAAAAACATCAATGAAGTCATGGCGGAGCAGCAGGACCTGGTGGAGATCGTAGCACGTTTTAATCCGAAAGTGGTGAAGATGTGCGGCGATGGAAGCCGTGCCGAAGACTGA